Proteins encoded by one window of Lycium barbarum isolate Lr01 chromosome 11, ASM1917538v2, whole genome shotgun sequence:
- the LOC132620145 gene encoding uncharacterized protein LOC132620145 → MQFQNSMKRFFSLVSSKLPQSSSSAPNAPQVEEYLNQLEENHHSAKKQKQGVELDSLWADSKERIPILECHLDEHDEIRRAKKKCEDLMRQEQSIKFVFVNPENKTKLEHKIRLKASIDVVRLLLNQRLTFRGYHEDESSLNKDIITSCKLETIKAIMDDLNGDYFSLLVDISCDVSRKGKMSIVLRYVDRWRFVVERFIGIVHVRDTSGLYLKEAIVNYLAQHSLSLSHTRGQCYDGASNMQGHLSGLKTLIQQESVSAHAIHCFAHQLQLSLVGVSKKCLQVEELVLLVSNFLNVVGGSFKRMDELLESQAEKIQEALDMGEIETGKGLNQELDLTRVANTRWGSHNKYFKNFISVFGSINNVLDTIVVDSKCAEDRAKAKGFLRVC, encoded by the exons ATGCAGTTTCAAAATTCAATGAAGAGATTTTTCTCTCTTGTATCATCCAAGTTGCCACAATCAAGTTCATCCGCTCCAAATGCTCCTCAGGTGGAAGAATACTTGAATCAATTAGAAGAAAATCATCATTCTGCTAAAAAACAAAAGCAAGGAGTAGAGTTGGATTCTTTATGGGCAGATTCAAAGGAAAGAATACCCATTCTGGAATGTCATCTAGATGAACATGATGAGATAAGACGA GCAAAGAAGAAGTGTGAAGATCTAATGCGACAAGAacaatcaattaaatttgtgttTGTAAATCCGGAAAATAAAACTAAGCTTGAGCACAAAATTCGTTTAAAGGCTTCAATTGATGTGGTGAGACTGCTTTTGAATCAAAGATTGACATTTCGTGGATATCATGAAGATGAATCATCATTAAACAAAG ataTTATCACTTCATGTAAGCTTGAAACAATTAAAGCTATTATGGACGATCTAAATGGAGACTATTTCTCATTGCTAGTTGATATATCTTGTGATGTGTCACGTAAAGGGAAAATGTCAATTGTTTTGCGATATGTTGATAGATGGCGATTTGTGGTGGAACGATTTATTGGGATCGTTCATGTTCGTGATACTAGTGGTTTGTATTTAAAAGAAGCAATTGTTAACTACCTTGCTCAACATTCTTTGAGTTTATCTCATACACGTGGACAATGCTATGATGGGGCAAGCAATATGCAAGGGCATCTAAGTGGCCTTAAAACTTTGATTCAGCAAGAAAGTGTATCAGCTCATGCGATTCATTGTTTTGCTCATCAACTTCAATTGAGTCTTGTCGGGGTATCTAAAAAATGTCTTCAAGTTGAAGAACTTGTATTATTGGTTTCTAATTTCTTAAATGTAGTGGGAGGTTCTTTTAAACGCATGGATGAACTTCTAGAATCTCAAGCAGAAAAAATTCAAGAGGCACTAGATATGGGCGAGATTGAAACCGGTAAGGGCTTGAATCAAGAACTTGATCTTACTAGGGTTGCCAATACTCGTTGGGGTTCACAcaacaaatattttaaaaactTCATTAGTGTGTTTGGCTCTATTAATAATGTTCTTGATACTATTGTTGTTGATTCCAAATGTGCCGAAGATAGAGCTAAGGCAAAAGGATTTCTCAGGGTTTGTTAA
- the LOC132617763 gene encoding serine/threonine-protein phosphatase 5-like: MAIEGKIKLLDHEKSNFLVLISCLSSISMFGPISGGHKYSQAIALYTQVIKLNSEKVVYWANRVFAHIKLKEYCSIIEDGAKAIEIVPRYSKLFAWCGYSES; this comes from the exons ATGGCTATTGAAGGAAAGATAAAACTTTTAG ACCATGAAAAAAGTAACTTTTTGGTTCTCATCTCCTGTCTTTCGTCCATTTCCATGTTTGGACCTATTAGTGGAG GGCATAAGTATTCACAAGCTATTGCTCTGTATACACAAGTGATTAAGTTGAACAGTGAGAAAGTGGTGTACTGGGCTAATCGTGTGTTTGCTCACATCAAATTGAAGGAATATTGCAGCATAATAGAGGACGGAGCTAAAGCTATTGAAATTGTCCCCAGATATTCAAAG CTGTTTGCATGGTGTGGATATTCTGAAAGCTGA